A DNA window from Vigna unguiculata cultivar IT97K-499-35 chromosome 10, ASM411807v1, whole genome shotgun sequence contains the following coding sequences:
- the LOC114166733 gene encoding RPM1-interacting protein 4-like yields MAQRSHVPKFGNWDSGENVPYTAYFDKARKGRTGARIINPNDPEENSDLGLDNPSSEQLPPSKPRVSSEDPSGKGSLPLEDDPKHFIDSPARHDNVSNRTSSRSHGVSSAENRRRHSTQSVGSEHSIERSPLHRQARPPGRDSPQWEPKNSYDNLQGTPGRSRLRQANRGDETPDKGAAVPKFGDWDVNNPASADGFTHIFNKVREERQGGPAQVPGTPNDRPQHNKGQFSDDKVQCCCFAWGKK; encoded by the exons CAACGTTCTCATGTACCAAAATTTGGCAATTGGGATAGCGGAGAGAATGTTCCTTACACAGCATATTTTGACAAGGCCCGAAAAGGCCGAACTGGTGCAAGAATAATAAATCCAAATGACCCTGAAGAAAATTCTGATTTAGGTCTTGACAATCCATCATCTGAGCAACTACCTCCATCCAAACCCAGAGTTAGTTCAGAGGATCCATCTGGAAAGGGATCTCTACCTTTGGAAGATGATCCTAAGCATTTCATCGACTCTCCGGCGCGTCATGACAATGTAAGCAATAGGACTAGCAGCAGAAGCCACGGAGTAAGTTCTGCTGAAAACCGTAGAAGACATTCTACACAAAGTGTTGGGTCTGAGCACAGCATCGAACGTTCTCCACTTCATCGCCAGGCCAGACCCCCAGGCAGAGACAGCCCCCAATGGGAACCAAAGAATTCATATGACAACCTCCAGGGAACACCGGGAAGATCTCGGTTAAGACAGGCTAACCGGGGAGATGAAACa CCAGATAAAGGTGCAGCTGTGCCAAAGTTTGGTGACTGGGATGTGAACAACCCAGCATCAGCAGATGGCTTTACTCACATTTTCAACAAAGTGAGGGAGGAGAGACAGGGAGGGCCGGCGCAAGTTCCGGGCACGCCTAACGATAGACCACAACATAACAAGGGTCAATTCTCTGATGACAAAGTCCAG TGTTGCTGTTTTGCCTGGGGCAAAAAATGA